A genomic window from Roseofilum reptotaenium CS-1145 includes:
- a CDS encoding tyrosine/phenylalanine carboxypeptidase domain-containing protein — protein sequence MATEEGLANYHEACYGVQSPADQRRYALGVIAAYLSLNHSFYDVFCELIQHTTFDEAFAITSRAKRGFTDTSVPGCHVKDKVYFEGFRQVSAHLEQYPDDYSLLMCGKVALDMLPDLKELRDQGYFVEPRYLPEHLI from the coding sequence ATGGCTACAGAAGAAGGATTAGCCAACTACCATGAAGCTTGCTATGGTGTTCAATCTCCTGCGGATCAACGCCGTTATGCACTAGGAGTGATTGCCGCTTATCTGAGTTTAAATCATAGCTTCTACGATGTTTTTTGTGAACTGATTCAACACACAACATTTGATGAAGCCTTTGCAATTACCTCCCGTGCAAAACGCGGTTTTACTGACACCAGTGTTCCTGGATGCCATGTCAAAGATAAGGTTTACTTTGAGGGATTTCGTCAAGTTTCCGCCCACCTTGAACAATATCCTGATGACTATTCCTTGCTGATGTGTGGAAAAGTCGCCCTCGATATGTTACCCGATCTGAAAGAGTTACGCGACCAGGGTTACTTCGTTGAACCCCGCTACTTACCGGAGCATCTGATATAG